From a single Spongiibacter taiwanensis genomic region:
- a CDS encoding gamma-butyrobetaine hydroxylase-like domain-containing protein, whose product MTPTDITLHRKTNELELSFPGQGSFRLSAEFLRVYSPSAEVRGHGKGQEKLQTGKLHVEIKDLVPVGNYALQLIFSDGHDSGIYSWNYLFDLCRNQQALWQDYLEQLNQAGGSRDPDEQVVKFFS is encoded by the coding sequence ATGACCCCAACTGACATCACCCTGCACCGCAAAACCAACGAGCTGGAATTAAGCTTTCCCGGGCAGGGTAGTTTTCGCCTCAGTGCGGAGTTTTTGCGGGTGTATTCGCCATCGGCGGAGGTGCGCGGCCACGGCAAGGGCCAGGAAAAACTGCAAACCGGCAAACTGCATGTTGAAATCAAAGACCTGGTGCCCGTGGGCAATTACGCCCTGCAACTGATTTTCAGCGACGGGCACGACAGCGGGATCTATTCCTGGAACTACCTGTTCGATCTGTGTCGGAACCAGCAAGCACTGTGGCAGGACTATCTTGAGCAACTCAACCAGGCTGGCGGCAGTCGCGACCCCGATGAGCAAGTGGTGAAGTTCTTCAGCTAG
- the asnS gene encoding asparagine--tRNA ligase, with the protein MSVNSIKALLAGGAPGSVVTVQGWVRSRRDSKGGFSFLALNDGSCLAAIQAVIPGELENYATDVLQLTAGCAVRVTGELVESLGKGQAVEIQASAVAVLGWVDDPDSYPIAKKRHSFEYLRTVAHLRPRTNTFGAITRVRTVLANAVHRYFFERDFQWINTPVITASDCEGAGEMFRVSTLDLLNLPRTPPGAVDFNEDFFGKEAFLTVSGQLNAEAYALAMSKVYTFGPTFRAENSNTSRHLAEFWMVEPEVAFADLNDDAALAEDFLRYLLKQVLEQCEEDLAFFNEFIDKTVLERLQKVAETGFARMDYSDAVAILQKADRKFEFPVTWGTDLQSEHERFLCEQYIGGPLVVMNYPKDIKAFYMRLNDDEKTVAAMDVLAPGIGEIIGGSQREERLSVLDQRMAEQGLAGLDWYRDLRRYGTVPHAGFGLGFERLLNYITGMDNIRDVIPFPRVPRHADF; encoded by the coding sequence ATGAGTGTAAATTCAATTAAAGCCTTGCTCGCCGGTGGTGCGCCGGGGAGTGTGGTGACAGTACAAGGCTGGGTGCGCAGCCGCCGGGATTCCAAGGGCGGGTTCTCCTTTCTCGCCCTGAACGACGGCTCGTGCCTGGCCGCAATTCAGGCGGTGATTCCCGGTGAGCTGGAAAATTACGCCACCGATGTGCTGCAGCTGACGGCGGGCTGCGCCGTCCGGGTGACCGGGGAGCTGGTGGAATCCCTGGGCAAAGGACAGGCGGTCGAAATTCAGGCCAGTGCGGTGGCGGTGCTTGGCTGGGTGGATGACCCCGACAGCTACCCGATCGCCAAAAAGCGCCACAGCTTTGAATATCTGCGGACCGTTGCCCACCTGCGGCCGCGCACCAATACCTTTGGTGCGATCACGCGGGTGCGCACCGTATTGGCCAACGCGGTGCATCGCTATTTCTTTGAGCGGGATTTTCAGTGGATCAATACCCCAGTGATCACTGCCAGTGATTGCGAAGGGGCTGGCGAAATGTTTCGGGTATCGACCCTTGATCTGCTCAACCTGCCGCGTACTCCCCCGGGGGCAGTGGATTTTAATGAGGATTTCTTTGGTAAAGAGGCGTTTTTAACGGTGTCCGGCCAGCTCAACGCCGAGGCCTATGCGCTGGCCATGTCCAAGGTGTATACCTTTGGCCCCACCTTCCGGGCCGAAAACTCCAATACCAGTCGTCACTTGGCAGAATTCTGGATGGTCGAGCCCGAGGTCGCCTTTGCCGATTTGAATGATGACGCGGCGCTGGCTGAGGATTTTCTTCGTTATTTGCTCAAGCAGGTACTGGAGCAGTGCGAAGAAGACCTGGCCTTTTTCAATGAGTTTATCGACAAGACGGTGCTTGAGCGGCTGCAAAAAGTGGCTGAGACCGGATTTGCGCGGATGGACTACAGCGATGCGGTCGCCATATTGCAAAAGGCCGATCGCAAGTTTGAGTTTCCGGTGACCTGGGGGACGGACTTGCAGTCTGAGCATGAGCGCTTTCTCTGCGAGCAGTATATCGGCGGGCCGCTGGTGGTGATGAACTATCCCAAGGACATCAAGGCCTTTTATATGCGCCTGAATGATGACGAAAAAACCGTGGCGGCCATGGATGTGCTGGCGCCGGGGATTGGCGAGATTATCGGTGGTAGCCAGCGCGAGGAGCGTTTGTCGGTGCTGGATCAGCGCATGGCCGAGCAGGGTCTGGCGGGGCTGGATTGGTACCGCGACCTGCGCCGTTACGGCACCGTGCCCCACGCCGGCTTCGGGCTCGGGTTTGAGCGCTTGCTCAATTACATCACCGGGATGGACAACATTCGCGATGTCATCCCCTTTCCTCGAGTGCCTCGCCACGCCGACTTTTGA
- the hslV gene encoding ATP-dependent protease subunit HslV, with translation MEQFRGTTILSVRRQGQVVVGGDGQVTMGNTVMKGNARKVRRLHNGTVLAGFAGGTADAFTLFELFEKELAKHQGKLTRAAVELAKAWRSERSLRQLEALLIVADKETTLVISGNGDVIEPEDNMIAIGSGGSFATAAARALMDNTDLSALDIVEKGLNIAGDICIYTNHNRTIESLEY, from the coding sequence GTGGAACAGTTTCGCGGCACCACTATTCTTTCGGTACGTCGTCAGGGCCAGGTTGTGGTCGGCGGCGACGGCCAGGTCACGATGGGCAACACGGTGATGAAGGGCAATGCCCGCAAGGTTCGGCGCCTGCACAACGGCACCGTCCTGGCCGGTTTCGCCGGCGGCACCGCCGATGCCTTTACCCTCTTCGAGCTGTTTGAAAAGGAACTGGCCAAACACCAGGGCAAACTGACCCGGGCGGCGGTGGAGCTGGCCAAAGCCTGGCGCAGTGAACGCTCCCTGCGCCAACTGGAAGCCCTGCTGATTGTGGCCGACAAGGAAACCACCCTGGTGATCAGCGGCAACGGCGATGTCATTGAACCCGAAGACAACATGATTGCCATTGGCAGTGGCGGCAGTTTTGCCACCGCCGCCGCCAGAGCACTGATGGACAACACCGACCTCAGCGCCCTGGATATTGTCGAGAAAGGCCTGAACATCGCCGGCGATATCTGCATTTACACCAATCACAACCGCACCATTGAATCATTGGAATACTAG
- a CDS encoding glycerophosphodiester phosphodiesterase family protein has protein sequence MLATNFVAHRGWRQHYPENTLIALRQAILAGAANIELDVQLSADGEPFVFHDASLDRLCQREGLIWDYDASTLAGFSASEAIRFGDRFTGNPLCHLRDLVSLLHEFPSVTAYVELKGESLHHFGEAAMLNAVCSTLEPVAERCVLISFELEALVMARQSGWQRVGAVFDYWPDWQLASLSKMAAEVVFCDRNCIPLDADLRSLPWPIVVYEIGSRLQAEHWFQRGAAAVETYLIGELLQEFNLV, from the coding sequence ATGCTCGCCACAAATTTTGTCGCTCACCGCGGCTGGCGTCAGCACTATCCAGAAAACACACTTATTGCATTGCGCCAGGCCATTTTGGCCGGCGCCGCCAATATTGAACTGGACGTGCAACTCAGCGCAGATGGAGAGCCCTTTGTGTTTCACGATGCCAGCCTTGATCGGCTGTGCCAGCGGGAGGGCCTGATCTGGGACTATGATGCCAGCACTCTGGCGGGCTTTTCTGCCAGTGAGGCGATTCGGTTTGGCGACCGCTTCACCGGAAATCCGCTCTGCCATTTGCGGGATTTGGTATCACTGTTGCACGAGTTTCCCTCGGTGACGGCCTATGTCGAGCTGAAAGGCGAGAGCCTGCATCATTTTGGCGAAGCAGCCATGCTCAACGCCGTATGCTCAACACTGGAACCAGTAGCAGAGCGCTGCGTGCTGATCAGCTTTGAGCTGGAAGCGCTGGTCATGGCCAGGCAGTCCGGCTGGCAGCGTGTCGGCGCGGTATTTGATTACTGGCCCGACTGGCAGTTGGCTTCGCTGAGCAAAATGGCGGCAGAAGTGGTGTTTTGCGACCGCAATTGCATCCCCCTCGACGCCGACCTGCGGAGCCTTCCCTGGCCCATCGTTGTCTACGAAATTGGCAGCCGCTTACAGGCCGAACACTGGTTCCAAAGGGGCGCTGCCGCCGTAGAAACCTATCTGATTGGAGAACTACTACAGGAGTTCAACCTTGTCTGA
- a CDS encoding PhoH family protein, which translates to MEKIFVLDTNVLLHDPMALSAFKEHRVVVPMTVLEELDHIKDRRDKDVSREARIAINAIDKILANANPRQIQEGVEIPSSREGEQLGLLAVFPDQLINHDTGAAYLDGSQQQANDNRIINVALHLQVKNPQAYVCLVTKDINMRLKAKGSGLENVEDYRKDRVLDDIQYMAKGYEHVEGRFWDRVDAVETLREGSQTIHVLSRELLPKVHVNQFIYDDAGFVGLVRSVDEQKVEMLDLCREQLMNQHMWGLKPRNMEQAMAFFMISRPNIDMTVLTGPAGSGKTLIALAYGLHAILEEKRYDKLIVARSTPPIAEDIGFLPGTEEEKMAPWLAAFDDNLEVLHGSDESPFSSIEYVKDKANIQFKSLNFMRGRSFNNAYIVIDESQGLTQFQLKSIITRVGSNSKIVVLGNLAQIDNKYISPLTSGLTYLVEKSKHFAHAGIMHVNGIERSRLAAFAEENL; encoded by the coding sequence ATGGAAAAAATCTTTGTTCTTGATACCAACGTGTTGCTGCATGACCCCATGGCGCTGAGCGCCTTCAAAGAACATCGGGTAGTGGTACCGATGACCGTGTTGGAGGAGTTGGATCACATCAAGGACAGGCGGGATAAGGACGTTAGCCGGGAGGCCAGGATTGCAATAAATGCCATCGACAAAATTCTCGCCAATGCCAACCCCCGGCAAATTCAGGAGGGTGTGGAAATCCCCAGCAGTCGAGAGGGCGAGCAACTTGGCTTGTTAGCGGTGTTTCCCGATCAGCTGATCAATCACGACACCGGGGCGGCCTACCTCGATGGCAGTCAGCAACAGGCCAACGATAACCGCATTATCAATGTCGCGTTGCATCTTCAGGTTAAGAACCCCCAAGCCTATGTATGTCTGGTCACCAAGGACATCAATATGCGCCTTAAGGCGAAGGGTTCGGGGCTGGAAAACGTTGAGGATTACCGAAAAGACCGGGTGTTGGATGATATCCAGTACATGGCTAAAGGCTATGAGCATGTCGAGGGGCGGTTTTGGGACAGGGTTGATGCGGTGGAAACACTGCGGGAAGGTAGTCAGACCATTCACGTGCTTAGCCGGGAGCTTTTGCCCAAAGTGCATGTGAACCAGTTTATTTACGATGATGCAGGCTTTGTCGGCTTGGTGAGATCGGTAGATGAGCAAAAGGTCGAGATGCTGGACCTGTGTCGGGAGCAATTGATGAACCAGCACATGTGGGGTCTAAAGCCGCGCAACATGGAGCAGGCGATGGCCTTCTTTATGATTTCCAGACCGAACATTGATATGACGGTGCTCACTGGGCCGGCGGGGTCGGGTAAGACCCTGATAGCCCTGGCGTATGGTCTGCATGCCATTCTGGAAGAGAAACGCTATGACAAATTGATTGTGGCCCGATCAACGCCACCCATTGCGGAAGACATCGGTTTTTTGCCGGGCACGGAAGAGGAAAAAATGGCGCCTTGGCTGGCGGCCTTTGATGATAATCTGGAGGTGCTGCACGGCAGTGATGAGTCGCCTTTCAGTAGTATCGAGTACGTAAAAGATAAGGCTAACATTCAATTTAAGTCGCTAAACTTTATGCGTGGCCGGTCCTTCAATAATGCGTATATTGTGATTGATGAATCCCAGGGCCTGACCCAATTTCAGCTCAAGTCGATCATCACCCGAGTGGGGTCGAATTCGAAGATTGTGGTATTGGGCAACCTGGCTCAGATCGACAATAAGTATATCTCACCACTCACATCAGGCCTGACGTATCTGGTTGAAAAAAGTAAACATTTTGCCCATGCAGGCATCATGCACGTCAATGGCATTGAGCGGTCCCGGCTGGCTGCATTCGCCGAGGAAAACCTGTAG
- the hslU gene encoding ATP-dependent protease ATPase subunit HslU, producing MSNMTPREIVHELDKHIVGQQDAKRAVAIALRNRWRRMQLDDSLRSEITPKNILMIGPTGVGKTEIARRLAKLAKAPFIKVEATKFTEVGYVGRDVESIVRDLVDVSIKLHREQAMEQVAHRAQDATEERILDALLPPARGGEADTDQGANTRQIFRKKLRQGELDDKEIDVELNQAPVGVEIMAPPGMEEMTNQLQGMFSKLGGERKKSRRMTIKAAYKQIQDEEAAKLINEEELKAQAVSAAEQNGIVFIDEIDKVAKRQDTGGADVSREGVQRDLLPLIEGCTVSTKHGMIKTDHILFIASGAFHLSKPSDLIPELQGRLPIRVELGALTPEDFQRILTEPRASLTEQYQALLGTEGVQVSFAEDGIRRIAETAWEVNERTENIGARRLHTVMERLLEDISYDAGDGNQTLTVDASYVEQQLGELAQNEDLSRFIL from the coding sequence ATGTCAAATATGACACCCCGTGAAATCGTTCACGAACTGGATAAACACATCGTCGGCCAACAGGATGCCAAACGCGCGGTCGCCATCGCCCTGCGCAACCGCTGGCGGCGGATGCAACTCGATGACAGCCTGCGCAGTGAGATTACCCCGAAGAATATCCTGATGATTGGCCCCACCGGGGTCGGCAAAACCGAGATTGCCCGGCGCCTGGCCAAGCTTGCCAAAGCCCCTTTTATCAAGGTGGAGGCGACGAAATTCACTGAGGTTGGCTATGTTGGCCGGGACGTGGAGTCGATTGTTCGCGACCTGGTGGACGTGTCGATCAAGCTGCACCGGGAGCAGGCCATGGAGCAGGTCGCCCACCGGGCTCAGGATGCCACGGAGGAGCGGATTCTCGATGCGCTACTGCCGCCGGCAAGAGGTGGCGAAGCCGATACTGACCAGGGCGCCAACACCCGGCAGATTTTCCGCAAGAAGTTGCGCCAGGGCGAACTGGACGACAAAGAGATTGATGTGGAGCTGAATCAGGCTCCGGTAGGCGTGGAGATCATGGCACCGCCCGGCATGGAGGAGATGACCAACCAGCTTCAGGGCATGTTCTCCAAGCTCGGGGGCGAGCGCAAGAAAAGCCGCCGCATGACCATCAAGGCCGCCTACAAGCAAATTCAGGATGAGGAAGCGGCCAAGCTGATCAACGAAGAAGAACTCAAGGCCCAGGCAGTGAGTGCCGCTGAACAAAACGGCATTGTGTTTATCGACGAAATCGACAAGGTCGCCAAACGCCAGGACACCGGCGGCGCCGACGTCTCCCGGGAAGGAGTACAACGCGACCTACTGCCGCTGATCGAAGGCTGCACCGTCAGCACCAAGCACGGCATGATCAAAACCGACCATATTTTGTTTATCGCCTCCGGCGCCTTCCATTTGTCCAAGCCTTCGGATCTTATCCCCGAGCTGCAGGGTCGCCTGCCCATTCGGGTAGAGCTGGGCGCTCTCACACCCGAGGACTTCCAGCGCATTCTGACTGAGCCCCGGGCGTCTCTCACCGAGCAATACCAAGCACTACTGGGCACCGAAGGTGTGCAAGTGTCGTTTGCCGAGGATGGCATTCGGCGGATTGCCGAAACCGCCTGGGAAGTGAACGAGCGCACCGAAAATATCGGCGCCCGCCGCCTGCACACGGTGATGGAGCGACTGCTTGAGGACATCTCCTACGATGCGGGCGACGGCAATCAAACCCTGACCGTGGACGCCAGCTACGTGGAGCAGCAATTGGGTGAACTGGCGCAAAACGAAGACTTGAGCCGGTTTATACTATAG
- the argS gene encoding arginine--tRNA ligase — MKDTVADLINQAVQNLRTSQDWPADLPLNIQVERTRDKAHGDFASNVAMTLAKPLRSNPRAIAQQIIDALPADDTVVKVEIAGPGFINFFMNEASAYRVVHDIFAQGDNFGRQSANGKKVQVEFVSANPTGPLHVGHGRGAAYGACVADMLEAAGYDVWREYYVNDAGRQMDILGTSVWLRYLQACGEQITFPSNGYQGNYIADYGREVLAAEGDKLRRSAAEVFAGVCADAPEGDKEKHIDGLINQAKQLLGDDYQIVFEKGLNAILGDIRQDLAEFGVSYQEWFSERSLTQSPDQVEQAIAQLQANGYIEERDGALWFLSTQFGDDKDRVVKRENGQCTYFASDIAYHLNKFQRGFDTVINIWGADHHGYIARVKAALQALNIDPERLVVRLVQFVSLFRGDQQVQMSTRSGSFVTLRELRDDVGNDAARFFYIMRKADQATDFDLELAKSESKDNPVYYIQYAHARVASILRKLAESGEAWTRESGLAQLPLLTEDAEKALLVKLSRYPEVLSGSAEQFEPHTLAHYLRELAGDFHTYYNAHKMLGEDSQLRDARLALSVAVQQVLRNGLHLLGVTAPEEM, encoded by the coding sequence ATGAAAGACACCGTCGCCGACCTTATCAACCAGGCCGTGCAGAACCTGCGCACTTCCCAAGACTGGCCAGCGGATTTGCCGCTGAACATCCAGGTCGAGCGCACTCGAGACAAGGCCCACGGCGATTTCGCCAGCAACGTGGCCATGACCCTTGCCAAGCCCCTGCGCAGCAACCCTCGCGCCATCGCCCAACAAATTATCGACGCATTGCCCGCTGACGATACGGTGGTGAAGGTGGAAATCGCCGGCCCCGGCTTTATCAACTTCTTCATGAATGAGGCCAGCGCCTACCGGGTGGTCCACGACATCTTTGCCCAGGGTGACAACTTTGGCCGCCAAAGCGCCAACGGCAAAAAAGTGCAGGTCGAGTTTGTGTCCGCCAACCCCACCGGCCCGCTGCATGTTGGTCACGGTCGCGGCGCGGCTTACGGCGCCTGCGTAGCGGATATGCTCGAGGCCGCTGGGTACGACGTCTGGCGGGAGTATTATGTCAACGACGCTGGCCGGCAGATGGATATTCTCGGCACCAGCGTCTGGCTGCGCTACCTGCAAGCCTGCGGTGAGCAGATCACCTTCCCCAGCAATGGCTACCAGGGCAACTACATTGCCGACTACGGCCGCGAAGTGCTGGCCGCCGAGGGCGACAAACTGCGTCGCAGCGCCGCCGAGGTGTTCGCCGGCGTCTGCGCTGATGCACCGGAAGGCGACAAAGAAAAGCATATCGACGGGCTGATCAATCAAGCCAAGCAACTGCTGGGCGACGATTATCAAATCGTCTTCGAGAAAGGTCTCAACGCCATCCTCGGCGATATTCGCCAGGATCTGGCGGAATTCGGCGTCAGCTACCAGGAGTGGTTCTCCGAGCGCAGCCTCACCCAATCCCCCGATCAGGTCGAGCAGGCCATTGCCCAACTTCAGGCCAACGGCTACATCGAGGAGCGCGACGGCGCATTGTGGTTTCTGTCTACCCAGTTTGGTGACGACAAGGACCGGGTGGTAAAGCGGGAGAACGGCCAGTGCACCTACTTCGCCTCAGACATTGCCTACCACCTGAACAAATTTCAGCGCGGCTTCGACACCGTCATCAATATCTGGGGCGCCGACCATCACGGCTACATCGCCCGGGTAAAGGCGGCCCTGCAGGCGCTGAATATTGACCCCGAGCGGCTCGTGGTGCGACTGGTTCAATTTGTGTCACTGTTCCGGGGCGATCAGCAGGTTCAGATGTCCACCCGCTCTGGCTCCTTTGTTACACTGCGCGAATTGCGTGACGATGTGGGCAACGATGCGGCGCGCTTCTTCTACATTATGCGCAAGGCAGACCAGGCCACTGACTTTGACCTGGAATTGGCCAAATCCGAAAGCAAGGACAACCCGGTTTACTACATTCAGTACGCCCACGCCCGGGTGGCCAGCATTCTGCGCAAGCTGGCCGAGTCCGGCGAGGCCTGGACCCGCGAGAGCGGCCTGGCGCAGCTGCCGCTGCTCACCGAGGACGCCGAAAAGGCGCTGCTGGTGAAACTCAGCCGCTACCCCGAAGTCCTAAGCGGGTCAGCCGAGCAGTTCGAGCCGCACACGCTGGCCCACTACTTGCGTGAGCTGGCGGGTGATTTCCACACCTACTACAACGCCCACAAAATGCTGGGTGAAGACAGTCAACTGCGGGACGCCCGCCTCGCGCTGTCGGTGGCAGTACAACAGGTACTGCGCAACGGATTGCACTTGCTGGGCGTGACCGCACCAGAGGAAATGTAA
- a CDS encoding SPOR domain-containing protein, which yields MATGKRTSRGATRAPQKQGVPASVLLGTGFIAGVICSVLVFQLSNKGGDAPAAAPQQAAAEKKKPEEKPTTTGTKFDFFTLLPEREVIVPDETSAAKAVASTKPVTEPETKPKTTQPEPAIPTGEKYILQAGSFRNGADADRRRAQILLLGLDAKVESVEANGDRWHRVYVGPFTSHNTLSDARAKLIGESIDTLVVRQKTP from the coding sequence ATGGCAACAGGGAAACGTACCAGCCGCGGCGCCACCCGGGCACCGCAAAAACAAGGCGTACCGGCGTCGGTACTGCTGGGCACCGGCTTTATTGCCGGTGTGATCTGTTCGGTATTGGTTTTCCAGTTGAGCAATAAGGGCGGCGATGCCCCCGCCGCAGCGCCCCAGCAAGCCGCAGCTGAGAAAAAGAAGCCGGAAGAAAAACCCACCACCACCGGCACCAAGTTTGATTTCTTCACCCTGCTGCCCGAGCGCGAAGTGATCGTGCCGGATGAAACCAGCGCCGCCAAAGCCGTTGCCAGCACCAAGCCGGTGACCGAGCCCGAAACCAAACCCAAGACGACTCAACCCGAGCCCGCCATCCCTACCGGTGAGAAGTACATTCTCCAGGCTGGCTCCTTCCGCAATGGCGCCGATGCCGACCGCCGCCGGGCGCAGATTCTGTTGCTGGGCCTGGATGCCAAAGTGGAGTCCGTGGAGGCCAACGGCGACCGCTGGCACCGGGTTTACGTGGGCCCATTCACCTCCCACAACACCCTGTCTGATGCCCGGGCAAAGCTGATTGGCGAGAGCATCGATACCCTGGTGGTGAGGCAGAAAACGCCCTGA
- a CDS encoding VacB/RNase II family 3'-5' exoribonuclease translates to MLDPNALAQLRQLKTDIIDSKDQGEGEVKGSQRRFGFVKLDDGRDVFLAPEDMQRVFPGDRVKITVHTDDKGKFKAELERLIKSPLNTFTGRYVIRGQGHFVEPDLPRFNKLLFIPPSQRKKAKEGDLLHCQVSRHPFRDGKSQVNILDRIGSPSDSGIEALYTLFKFNLPREWPAKQELGEDSRAPQRRDLRDVPFVTIDSAETRDIDDALWAEANEQGWLLRVAVADPGAYIAAGTPLDKAARQRATSVYLPGKAQPMLPEFITKDRCSLLPEQDRAALVCEMQVSPDGDITRIDFCEALIRSHAKLSYTAVQAHFDGSETLDHPELAALSDVASALKQHRAQVALIMPEQPDFYYELDDDGRIASIRKVLRNDAHRLVEECMLAANRSAAQWLGDAPAIFNAHAGLREDRLENVRTVMAEALPDLKDLDISQLEGYVALIKAAAASDDELPLQSIFARMLQPGELSLSPKAHFGLGLDRYSTFTSPLRKYGDLVAQRCIRAKLAGSKPALPSEAELEAIQEALRNARQASRYMERWLQYQYLAKQDPEQVYTGHIAHLNGGGFTVELDDTGISGFVEARSIPEKLSFDANTLRLFNDKQQYQLDKRVQVKVTELDPFAGRLMFALVPEAASEESEPTSAAG, encoded by the coding sequence ATGCTCGACCCCAATGCCCTGGCACAGCTTCGCCAGCTAAAAACCGACATCATCGATTCCAAGGACCAGGGCGAAGGGGAGGTCAAAGGCAGTCAACGGCGCTTTGGCTTTGTCAAACTCGACGACGGTCGGGACGTTTTTCTGGCCCCTGAGGATATGCAGCGGGTTTTTCCTGGCGACCGCGTCAAAATTACCGTTCACACCGACGACAAAGGCAAGTTCAAAGCCGAGCTCGAGCGACTGATCAAAAGCCCGCTGAACACGTTCACCGGACGCTATGTGATCCGCGGCCAGGGCCATTTTGTGGAGCCCGACCTGCCCCGCTTCAATAAGTTACTGTTCATTCCGCCCTCTCAACGGAAAAAAGCCAAAGAGGGTGACCTGCTGCACTGCCAGGTCAGCCGCCACCCCTTCCGTGACGGCAAGTCTCAGGTGAATATCCTCGACCGCATTGGCTCACCGAGCGATTCCGGCATCGAGGCCCTTTACACCCTGTTCAAATTCAACCTGCCTCGAGAGTGGCCCGCCAAGCAGGAACTGGGCGAGGACAGCCGGGCGCCGCAGCGCCGCGACTTGCGGGACGTCCCCTTTGTCACCATCGACTCCGCCGAGACCCGGGACATCGACGACGCACTGTGGGCCGAAGCCAACGAGCAGGGCTGGCTATTGCGGGTTGCCGTGGCCGACCCCGGCGCCTACATCGCCGCAGGGACACCCCTTGATAAAGCCGCCCGGCAACGCGCCACCAGCGTCTATCTGCCGGGAAAAGCCCAGCCCATGCTGCCAGAGTTCATCACCAAGGACCGCTGCTCACTGCTCCCCGAGCAGGATCGCGCCGCCCTGGTCTGTGAAATGCAAGTTAGCCCCGATGGCGACATTACCCGTATCGACTTCTGCGAAGCGCTGATCCGCTCCCATGCCAAATTAAGCTACACCGCCGTTCAGGCCCACTTCGATGGCAGCGAGACGCTTGACCACCCCGAGCTCGCAGCACTGAGCGATGTGGCATCTGCACTCAAACAGCATCGCGCCCAGGTTGCCCTGATCATGCCCGAGCAACCGGACTTCTACTACGAGCTGGATGATGACGGCCGCATCGCGTCCATTCGCAAAGTCTTGCGCAACGATGCTCACCGCCTGGTGGAAGAATGCATGCTGGCCGCCAACCGCAGCGCTGCCCAATGGTTGGGGGATGCGCCAGCGATCTTTAATGCCCACGCCGGCCTGCGCGAAGACCGGCTGGAGAACGTGCGCACAGTGATGGCCGAAGCCCTGCCAGACCTGAAAGACCTCGATATCAGCCAGCTTGAGGGCTACGTGGCGCTAATCAAGGCGGCCGCCGCCAGCGACGATGAGCTGCCTTTGCAAAGTATTTTTGCCCGCATGCTTCAGCCGGGGGAGTTGAGCCTGAGCCCCAAGGCCCATTTCGGCCTGGGCCTGGACCGCTACAGCACCTTTACCTCACCACTGCGCAAGTACGGCGATCTGGTTGCCCAGCGCTGCATTCGCGCCAAGCTCGCCGGCAGCAAACCCGCCCTGCCGAGCGAAGCCGAGCTGGAAGCCATTCAGGAAGCCCTGCGCAATGCTCGCCAAGCGAGTCGCTACATGGAGCGCTGGCTGCAATATCAATATCTGGCCAAGCAGGACCCGGAGCAGGTTTACACAGGTCATATCGCCCACCTTAACGGCGGCGGCTTTACCGTCGAACTGGACGACACCGGCATCAGCGGCTTTGTGGAGGCGCGATCCATCCCGGAAAAACTCAGCTTCGACGCCAACACCCTGCGCCTGTTCAACGACAAACAACAGTACCAGCTCGACAAGCGCGTGCAGGTGAAGGTAACTGAACTCGACCCCTTTGCCGGGCGGCTGATGTTTGCCCTGGTGCCCGAGGCGGCAAGCGAAGAGAGCGAGCCCACGAGCGCCGCAGGCTGA